CCACCTTCCGCCATGACTACAACCACCTGCGCCCCCATGAGAGCCTGGACATGGACGTGCCGGCCCAGCACTACCAGGCCAGCCCCCGGCCCTACAACCCCACCCCTGCCCCCTGGCACTACCCCCCGGGGGTGGAGGTGCTGGCTCTCAATAGCCAGGGGATGCTACCCTACCAGGGACGTCGCTACTTCGTCTGTGAGGCCCTAGCTTGCGAGCCGGTGGGAGTGCAGCGCTTCGACAACAAGCTCCTGGTCAGCTTCCGCCACATGTTCATCCGCCAGATCGATCTAGCCACCAAGCACACTGTGCCTCTGGTGCAGCCGGTGTCCGATGTGTCAACCATGTCCTGATACATTGTGTCAGCGATGTCCTGATACCGGACACACAAGATTCGCCCCTACGGCAGGGATGGCAGGTGGGCGGTTTCGTGGCCGCGATTCGCCCCGAGATCAACCTTCACGCAGGCGTATCTCGAGGCAGGAGAGGGTCTCGGCGGTGCGGGCCCTGAGCCGGCGAGGACTGCGTCTCCGTGCTCCGCACGAGGGTCCCGGACCACTTCTCTCCTGGAGCCGACGGGCGCCGCGATGTTGCCGGCGGTCTGCGGTGCGCCCGGCCGGGGGCGTCTGGTATCATCGAGGGACAGGGCACCTGGGGCGCCCAACGGCGACAGATCGATGGACCTTACCGGGCCAGAGCCGGCGCTGATCCTTCGGACGGCGGGCTACGCGCCGGGAGGTGTGCGCCCAGAGGACGAGCACCTGCGCAACCAGGCGGGGAGGGGAGTGAGATGGCAGTCCCCGATGTTGCTGATCCCCTTGGCGGGGCCGATTCGGTTGAGGCGGCGCTGGCTGGCGAGGGGCGCCCCTGGGACGCTCTGCAGGGCACTCTCACCGTTGCTACCGCCTCGGCAGCCGGGCTGGGCTACCTGGGCTTGGTCTCCCTCATCGTGGCTCACCAGAGCGACCCCCAGTGGCGCCTCTATCTGGCTCCAGCGGTGCTTTTCACCGGTGGGGCGGTGGGTCTGGCCAGCCGGCGACCGTACCGCCTCCGGGCGGCCCTCCTGATCTTGACGCTATTTGCAGCCTGCTTGGTGGCGAACACTACAACCGATTGGCCCTACGCTCCGCTGCTCTACCCCACTCCCGTGTTACTGGCCGGCGTGCTCCTGGGGCCGGCGGCAGCGGGCGTGTACGCCGCTCTTGCCACTCTGGCGCTGCTGCGTCTGCCCGTGCCCGACCGCGTTCATGCGCTCGCCGCCCTGGGCCTGCTCTGGCTGCACACCGGGATCGTCTGGGCGGCAGTGGGCAATCTTTTCCGGACCGTCTGGCGCTCCCAGCGCAGTGAGGAGCGGGCCTGGCAGCAGGCTCGGGCCACCAGCCTGCGGCGAGGGGAGCTGGCCCGGGCCAAGAAGGCGTTGAGCGACATGTATGGCTTGCTGGAGCGCACCAACTACGAGTTGGCGGTGGCGCGGCAGGAGGCGGACGAAGCTCGGCAGATCAAGGCCCAGTTCGCCGCCAACATTAGCCACGAGCTGCGCACTCCCCTGAATCTGATCGTGGGCTTCAGCGAGATGATGTACCGCTCGCCCGAGGTATACGGCAACGTGCGCTGGCCGCCGGCTCTCAGCGCCGACATCCGGGAGATACATCGGGCCAGTCGTCACCTCCTGGGTATGATAGACGACATCCTCGATCTGTCCCGTATAGAGGCCCAGCGGCTTCCCCTCAGGCTCGAGCCCACCGACATCACCGAACTGGTGCGGGATGTGGCCGCCACCGCCGGGGGCCTCCTCCGGGGTAAGGAGGCGTCCCTCCGGGTGGAGACACCGGAGCGCCTTCCGGAGGTGCTGGTGGACCGGACCCGGATCAGGCAGGTGATGCTCAACCTGGTC
This genomic stretch from Anaerolineae bacterium harbors:
- a CDS encoding IS481 family transposase, with the translated sequence TFRHDYNHLRPHESLDMDVPAQHYQASPRPYNPTPAPWHYPPGVEVLALNSQGMLPYQGRRYFVCEALACEPVGVQRFDNKLLVSFRHMFIRQIDLATKHTVPLVQPVSDVSTMS